In the Henningerozyma blattae CBS 6284 chromosome 8, complete genome genome, one interval contains:
- the APS3 gene encoding Aps3p (similar to Saccharomyces cerevisiae APS3 (YJL024C); ancestral locus Anc_5.187) — MIHSVLIFNKKCQPRLIKFYTPVDIKKQQLLLKQVYDLISQRNSDFQSSFLVTPPLLMTEQNGLDQNIQIIYKNYATLYFTFIVDDQESELAILDLIQTFVEALDRCFTEVSELDLIFNWQTLESVLEEIIQGGMVIETNVSKIVNAVDELNKATDTNETGTFSSSSLANAIQAFTQGGFASWASGQ, encoded by the exons atgatacaTTCCGTCTTAATAT TCAACAAGAAATGCCAGCCaagattaataaaattttatactCCAGTtgatataaaaaaacaacaattacTGCTTAAGCAAGTATATGATCTGATCTCTCAAAGAAATAGTGATTTTCaatcttcatttttagTTACTCCACCTCTTTTGATGACTGAACAAAACGGATTAGaccaaaatattcaaataatttacaaaaattatgCTACTTTATATTTCACATTCATAGTAGATGATCAGGAATCTGAATTAGCTATTTTGGACTTGATTCAAACTTTTGTGGAAGCTTTGGATCGTTGTTTTACTGAGGTTAGTGAGttagatttaattttcaattggcAAACTTTGGAAAGTGTCTTGgaagaaattattcaagGTGGGATGGTTATTGAAACAAATGTATCAAAAATCGTTAATGCTGTCGACGAGTTAAATAAAGCTACCGATACTAATGAGACAGGCACTTTTAGCAGTTCAAGTTTAGCTAATGCAATTCAAGCTTTTACTCAAGGTGGGTTCGCTTCTTGGGCATCTGGACAATAA
- the TIM13 gene encoding protein translocase subunit TIM13 (similar to Saccharomyces cerevisiae TIM13 (YGR181W); ancestral locus Anc_5.188), with product MGISSWFGSKSEGTSTQSNTISSNPISDQLKAQISEELAIVNATELVNKATENCFELCMNKPYTDKNELCVDQCLKKYMQSWNSISKAYLDRIQQASAAGEI from the coding sequence atgGGGATATCATCATGGTTTGGATCCAAGTCTGAGGGAACTTCTACACAATCTAACACTATTTCAAGCAATCCAATTTCAGACCAATTAAAAGCTCAAATTTCAGAAGAATTAGCCATAGTAAATGCTACAGAATTGGTTAATAAGGCAACTGAAAATTGTTTTGAATTATGCATGAATAAACCTTATACAGATAAAAATGAACTGTGTGTAGATCAGTGtctgaaaaaatatatgcaAAGTTGGAATTCTATATCCAAAGCATATCTAGATAGAATCCAACAAGCATCTGCTGCTGGCGAGATATAA